A region of the Candidatus Eisenbacteria bacterium genome:
CTCCAGAATTCCCGCGAACACGCGGAACATCTTCGCGGCGTATTCCTCGTAGCGTTCGTCGCCGGTCATGAGCCAGAGCCGCACGAGCACCCGCGCGGCCATCCCGTTCCCGGAGGGGACGGCCTGATCGAACACCTCCTTCGTGCGGGCGATGAGCGATTCGTGATCGCTTGCGACGAAGAAGAACCCTCCCTCGTCGGGGTCCCAGAATCGTTCGATCATCGAGTCGGTCAGGGCGCGCGCCTGGTCGAGCCAGGTACCGTCCCCGCTCACCTCGTGGAGATCCAAGAGGCCCCACGCCAAGAACGCATGGTCCTCCAAGTATCCGGGCAGCCGCGATTCTCCGGCGCGCCAGGAGCGCAGCAGCCGCCCGCCGCGGCGCATCGCCGTCCACACGAAGCTCGCGGCGCGCGCCGCCGTATCCACGAAGTCCCGGCGCCCGAAAACGCGACCCGCCCTGGCGAAGGCTCCGATCATGAGGCCGTTCCACGCCGCGACCACCTTGTCGTCCCGCCCCGGCGCCGGCCGCTGGAGCCGAGCCAGGAGCAACCGTGCCCGCGCGCGATCCATCTTCGCGCGCAGGGCCTCCACGGGAATCTCCTCCGCGCGCGCCAGCTCGGGCCACGAGCGCTTCCTATGGACGATATTTCCGGGCTCCTCGCCGGTAACGGGATCCACGAAATTCCCGGTTTCCTCGATCCCGTACACACGCGCGAACAAATCCCCGACTTCCCGACCGAGCACGTCGGTGATTTCCTTCAACGACCAGAGGTAGTACGCGCCCTCGCCTCCCTCTGAGTCCGCATCGAGCGCGGAATAAAACCCGCCTTCCTCGGCGGTCATCTCGCGCGTGACCCAGGCGAGCGTCTCCTCGGCGGCGCTGCGATACTCGGGATCTCCCCAGCGGGCGAACGCTTCGGCGTAGACCGACGCGAGCTGCGCGTTGTCGTAGAGCATCTTCTCGAAGTGAGGGACGAGCCAGGTCGCGTCGGTGGCGTAGCGGTGGAATCCTCCTCCGACGTGGTCGCGGATGCCGCCCATCGCCATGCCGTCGAGGGTTCCGCGCACGATGGCCTCGAGATCCTCGCGCGGCGAGGCGGCGGTCGCATGGAGGAGCAGCTCCAGCGCGCCGTGCGGCGGGAACTTCGGCGCGCCGCCGAAGCCGCCGTAATGGCGGTCGTAACTCGCGGCCAGCTCGTCGACCGCGCGCCCGGATACGGCGGGATCGAGCGGACCCGACGCGACGAACTGGCGTCCGCCCTCCATCTGGCGGAGCGCGCTGGCCAGGCGGTCCGCCGCGCTCTCGACCTCCTCGCGGCGTGTCGCGAAGGTCTCGGCCAGGGCGGCGAGGACCGACGCGAATCCGGGATGCCCGCCGCGGTCGTCGGGCGGGAAGTAGGTCCCGCCCCAGAACGGCTTTTGGTCCGGGGTGAGGAATACGGACATCGGCCACCCGCCCGACCCCGTCAGGAGCTGCACGGCCCGCATGTAGATCTCATCCACGTCGGGCCTCTCTTCGCGATCCACCTTGATCGAGACGAATTTCTCGTTCAGAAGCTTCGCGATCGTCTCGCTCTCGAAAGACTCGCGCTCCATCACGTGACACCAGTGGCAGGAGCTGTAGCCGATCGAGAGAAAGACGGGTTTGTTCTCGCGCCGCGCCTTCTCGAAGGCTTCGGATCCCCAGGGGTACCAATCCACGGGGTTCCACTGGTGCTGGAGAAGGTAGGGGCTCTGCTCTTTCGCGAGACGGTTTGGAGAGCGATCGCGGACGTGCGCCGGGGCGGTCATCGCCGCTTCCTGCGGCGGACGATCACGAGGTTCGCCAGGTCGGCGCCGACGACGTGGCGGCGGTTTCCGACGACCACCGTCAGGGGACCGCGGAAAGGCGCCCGCTCCGCCACCTCGATCCGCGCGCCCGGAAGGAGCCCCAGCGATACGAGATAGCGGAGCTTCTCGGGATTGCGGTCGCTCACGCGGGCCACGATGGCGTGGGTTCCCTTTTCGAGCTGCCCGAGCGCTATTCCCTCCACGGGTGCCAATGCGCCGGTCTTCGTGGGAATCGGATCCCCGTGGGGATCGTGGGTTGGGTCGCCGAGATTCCGCGTAAGAAGCTCCTCCATGTCGTCGCTCAGCACGTGCTCGAGCCGCTCCGCCTCGCCATCCACGCGCTCGAGCGGAACCCCCAGCCGCATATAGAGATAGAGCTCCCAAAGTCTGTGGTGGCGGACGATCTCCAGGGCGATCTTCCGGCCGCGGGGGGTGAGAGTCACCCCTCCGTAGCGCTCGTAGTTCAGAAGGCGCATGGTCTTGAGCTTCCGGACCATGCTCGTCACCGAGGGCGCGGACACGTTGAGCTCCGTGGCGATGTCCCCCACGGAGACCCGCTCACCCCCTTCATGGCTCAGGCGCCAGATCGCCTTGAGGTAATCCTCTACGGCCTGGGTGACGGAGGGCATAGGAGTTGACAATTAGAGTACCCTAAAGCAGAATTAGGTATGGCTAACATTTTCCGTCTTGGAGGATCGCTCGTGAAACGTGTCTTCTTCCCCGTATTCCTGATACTCGCTCTGGCGGGCGTGGCGCTCGCGTTCGTGGGACGGCGCCCTCCGTCCGGGCCCGCCCGAACGGTCGTGCTCAGCATGAACGATTATACGTTCAACGGGACGAATCCGACGCTCGCATTCGATCCGGGCGAGCGCATCCGTTTTGTCATCCGAAACGACGAGAACTCACCGATACGCCACAACTTCCGCGTCGTCGGACTGAACGTGCCG
Encoded here:
- a CDS encoding thioredoxin domain-containing protein; amino-acid sequence: MTAPAHVRDRSPNRLAKEQSPYLLQHQWNPVDWYPWGSEAFEKARRENKPVFLSIGYSSCHWCHVMERESFESETIAKLLNEKFVSIKVDREERPDVDEIYMRAVQLLTGSGGWPMSVFLTPDQKPFWGGTYFPPDDRGGHPGFASVLAALAETFATRREEVESAADRLASALRQMEGGRQFVASGPLDPAVSGRAVDELAASYDRHYGGFGGAPKFPPHGALELLLHATAASPREDLEAIVRGTLDGMAMGGIRDHVGGGFHRYATDATWLVPHFEKMLYDNAQLASVYAEAFARWGDPEYRSAAEETLAWVTREMTAEEGGFYSALDADSEGGEGAYYLWSLKEITDVLGREVGDLFARVYGIEETGNFVDPVTGEEPGNIVHRKRSWPELARAEEIPVEALRAKMDRARARLLLARLQRPAPGRDDKVVAAWNGLMIGAFARAGRVFGRRDFVDTAARAASFVWTAMRRGGRLLRSWRAGESRLPGYLEDHAFLAWGLLDLHEVSGDGTWLDQARALTDSMIERFWDPDEGGFFFVASDHESLIARTKEVFDQAVPSGNGMAARVLVRLWLMTGDERYEEYAAKMFRVFAGILE
- a CDS encoding metal-dependent transcriptional regulator codes for the protein MPSVTQAVEDYLKAIWRLSHEGGERVSVGDIATELNVSAPSVTSMVRKLKTMRLLNYERYGGVTLTPRGRKIALEIVRHHRLWELYLYMRLGVPLERVDGEAERLEHVLSDDMEELLTRNLGDPTHDPHGDPIPTKTGALAPVEGIALGQLEKGTHAIVARVSDRNPEKLRYLVSLGLLPGARIEVAERAPFRGPLTVVVGNRRHVVGADLANLVIVRRRKRR